A genomic stretch from Enterobacter dykesii includes:
- the yjfN gene encoding DUF1471 family protease activator YjfN: MELTMKRTLALTSLLLSAGLLSTTAQSAEFASADCVTGLNEIGQISVNNISGSPQDVERVVALKADEQGASWYRIIQMQEDNHIDRWRVQAILYV, translated from the coding sequence ATGGAGCTGACGATGAAACGAACTCTTGCTTTGACCTCACTGTTGCTCTCAGCAGGCCTGCTGAGCACTACCGCGCAGTCAGCAGAATTCGCCAGTGCTGATTGTGTGACTGGCCTGAATGAAATTGGCCAGATCTCCGTGAATAATATCTCGGGGAGCCCGCAAGACGTTGAACGTGTCGTGGCATTAAAGGCCGATGAGCAGGGTGCTTCATGGTATCGCATCATCCAGATGCAGGAAGATAACCATATCGACCGCTGGCGGGTACAGGCCATTCTCTACGTGTAA
- the bsmA gene encoding biofilm peroxide resistance protein BsmA, which translates to MAIRKRDMVMRRFAALLLVFLLSGCSALQGTPQPAPPVADHPQEIRRNQTEGLQRMGTISALVRGSPDDAESAIKAQAVAAKADYYVIIMIDETIITGQWYSQAILYRK; encoded by the coding sequence ATGGCTATCAGGAAACGAGATATGGTTATGCGCAGGTTTGCTGCTTTATTGCTGGTGTTTCTGCTGAGTGGCTGTAGCGCGCTGCAGGGAACGCCGCAACCCGCTCCACCAGTCGCCGATCATCCACAGGAGATTCGTCGTAATCAGACGGAAGGATTACAACGAATGGGCACCATCTCCGCGCTGGTTCGCGGTTCTCCGGATGACGCAGAATCGGCAATAAAAGCACAGGCCGTCGCCGCCAAAGCAGATTATTACGTCATCATTATGATCGACGAAACCATCATAACGGGACAGTGGTATTCACAGGCCATTTTGTACCGTAAATAA
- the yjfP gene encoding esterase → MIEIEIRHLGDHEILHAMPAGKRDKPLPVVVFYHGFTSSKLVYSYFAVALAQAGFRVVMPDAPDHGARFTGNEQARLGQFWQILHGSLTEFAGLRDALYDAGLVADHRLAVAGASMGGMTALGIMTHHPEVKSVACLMGSGYFTSLAKTLFPPQDLTEMTATLAEWEVTRALPRVADRPLLLWHGDADDVVPPEGTFRLQQALINEGLDGNLTCLWEPGVRHRITPTALDATVAFFCQHL, encoded by the coding sequence ATGATTGAAATTGAAATACGCCACCTCGGCGACCATGAAATTTTACACGCGATGCCGGCGGGTAAACGTGATAAACCGCTGCCAGTTGTGGTTTTTTATCATGGGTTTACCTCATCGAAGCTGGTTTACAGTTATTTTGCGGTAGCGCTGGCGCAGGCGGGTTTTCGCGTGGTGATGCCAGATGCACCCGACCACGGCGCACGCTTTACGGGTAATGAACAGGCGCGGCTGGGGCAGTTCTGGCAGATTCTGCACGGGAGTCTGACCGAGTTTGCCGGGCTGCGCGATGCGCTTTATGACGCAGGGCTGGTGGCCGACCATCGTCTGGCGGTAGCCGGGGCATCAATGGGCGGTATGACGGCGCTGGGGATTATGACGCATCATCCTGAAGTGAAGTCGGTCGCCTGCCTGATGGGCTCGGGCTACTTTACATCGCTGGCGAAGACCCTTTTTCCCCCTCAGGATTTAACGGAAATGACCGCGACGCTGGCAGAGTGGGAAGTGACCCGGGCATTGCCGCGCGTGGCCGATCGCCCGCTGCTGCTGTGGCACGGTGACGCGGATGATGTGGTCCCGCCCGAGGGAACCTTCCGTCTGCAGCAGGCGTTAATCAATGAAGGGCTGGACGGTAATCTGACCTGCCTGTGGGAACCGGGCGTCCGCCACCGCATTACGCCAACGGCGCTGGACGCCACGGTGGCGTTTTTCTGCCAGCATCTGTAA
- the yjfY gene encoding DUF1471 family protein YjfY: MKKIALAMMAALLLSANAMAAIKIDSRQARNMDDVQSLGVIYINHNFATESEADQALNEETDAQGATYYHVMLTREPGSNGNMHASADIYR; the protein is encoded by the coding sequence ATGAAAAAAATCGCATTAGCCATGATGGCGGCGCTTTTGCTCAGTGCAAACGCAATGGCAGCCATCAAGATAGACAGCCGACAGGCCAGAAACATGGATGATGTGCAAAGCCTGGGCGTCATTTACATCAATCATAATTTCGCCACGGAAAGTGAAGCCGATCAGGCCCTTAATGAAGAAACCGATGCGCAGGGCGCAACCTATTACCACGTGATGTTAACCCGTGAGCCCGGCAGCAACGGCAATATGCACGCCAGTGCAGATATTTACCGATAA
- the rpsF gene encoding 30S ribosomal protein S6, whose product MRHYEIVFMVHPDQSEQVPGMIERYSAAITGAEGTIHRLEDWGRRQLAYPINKLHKAHYVLMNVEAPQEVIDELETTFRFNDAVIRSMVMRTKNAVTEASPMVKAKDERRERRDDFANETADDSDAGDSEE is encoded by the coding sequence ATGCGTCATTACGAAATCGTTTTTATGGTCCATCCTGACCAGAGCGAACAGGTTCCGGGTATGATCGAGCGTTACTCTGCTGCCATCACTGGTGCAGAAGGTACGATCCACCGTCTGGAAGACTGGGGCCGCCGTCAGCTGGCTTACCCGATCAACAAACTGCACAAAGCACACTACGTTCTGATGAACGTTGAAGCGCCGCAGGAAGTGATCGATGAGCTGGAAACTACCTTCCGCTTCAACGATGCCGTTATCCGCAGCATGGTTATGCGTACCAAAAACGCAGTTACCGAAGCATCTCCGATGGTTAAAGCGAAAGACGAGCGCCGTGAGCGTCGCGATGATTTCGCAAACGAAACCGCAGATGATTC